The DNA window TCCCATGTACACAATCACTCTTAATGGTTTAGAATAAAATGCCTCTTTATGAGAAATTAGTGATAATACTGAATGTGTCATGCACGAAGAAGCTTGTACGATTTGTGTGTTATCACTACTTTCTATAGTGTGTCGCATCAATATAATGTGACTTCTTCTTGCAATGTGACATGTAAGATAAATCAATACATAAATGTTTAGACGTGTTATGCCAATGGTGGCCATCTTTTTAGCGAGCTATGTGATGTCCTTATAGTGTGTTGTCTTCCTACAATTTTATGTTTATTTATGATAAGATAAAACATGAAAATAATATACAAATCAAGTATGTCCCTGCAATATTATCAAACTAAACAAAAATTTTGCTTGTAAAGTACCTATAATATGATCATCAAGCGATACTCATATGGGAAAAATAAGTGGATTTTATCAAACCATATGTTTTATTATGATAGACTAACAATGGTTGCATATTGTAGTGTTTTTAGATAtccttttatattttatattcatACATTATGGACATATGTATAAATTGTTTTTAGGCAATGGACTTCAATGAATAGTAATAAAAAGTATACCAAAACAACATATATTGTGCAACTATAAATAAGCTCTAGTGCTTTTGAGTGTACTTCACTCACATACACAACACCAAAAACAATACAATCCATCCTAAAGAAACATATGgaacaaaagaaagaaggaaggcTTACCGACATGCTCAATGTCATGGTAATCGATGAAGATAGACGTCATGCCTACTCTACAAGTTCCATGCTCACTCAATTCAACTTTTGTGGTAAGTCTTCAATTCTAGTCCTCGATCTATGTTcgaaaaaatgatttattctcTTTCAAGTATATACCACAGTATAACTCTTGGAACATGTGGCTTACTTAGAGGTGGCCATGTGAGTAGTAGTGTGGGTTAATCACTCAATAAAATTTTACAGTAAGTTGCAGCATACTACCTTTGGTTTACCTTGGCTCCAATCAAATTTTGGGCCCAAGGTAATACAATTTCATTTTTTCCAATTTTCGGTGCATTTATATTCTTAAAATAGTATTGCCATCTATATATTGTTTGGCATGCAAACTTATGTAAAGAGAAATTTTGAGTTGTAAACatgcactaattttttttattgttcacAGTCACAGTGTACACAAGCCCCATCAAAGCGCTGGATTTTCTTGAGAATCATGCACAAGATTTTGATTTGGTACTGGCAGAGGTGCACATGGAAGAGCTGAATGGTTTTGCATTTCTTATGGCTTCTAGGAAGATTCATAAATCCATTCAAGTGATTAGTAAGTAGGCATATTATATATGGCATCTTTTGGGATTTTACACCTTCAATTATTAAATGTCATTCTGTCAActactaaattatttttcacatttatttgTTCTAATGAATCTCACTTTTAAAAAGTGATGTCAACTGAAACAACGATGTGCACAATGAAGAGGTGTGTGCAACTTGGCGCTCGATTTTTGGTAAAGAAGCCTCTTGATTTTGAAACTACAcaaaatatatggcaacatCTAGATCTAAAAGTTGTACGAATGGAGAAGATAAAGGGTTTGCTTCAAGGTAGTATTATCAGTTATTGATTTGTTTCTGTAGTtggtaaaaaaaagtttgatatATTTCAATCTTGTGTCTCTGCAAAAGTTAAACATATGTTTGTGTTTAGACAGTTTTGTAATCTTTCCAACCTTGACTACTTATATGTGGATTTTGTTTTTGCTAGATTCACCAAATTAGGGGAGCAGTATGATTTCATAATGCTTTTACTTTTGACACATTTTACTAATTTTAGACGGTCAAAGTTCCATAAAATTCTTTTTTAAGGGTAAGTTccataaaattttagtaatgaTGTGTGGAGTGAAAAATAATACTGAggaaagaaatattttaaaaaataaattaaaatgtatccacaataaaaatccatgtattttttatacatattttgCAAAAGGGGTGTGTGCAGACATAGGTTTCTGTAAATAACTTTTCCTTATTACATAatattccctctgttttttaatagataacactgttgacttttgaacacatatttgaccattcgtcttactaaaaaattttatgcaaatgtataagatataaatcaagtactttgagtgataaacgactcacaacaaaataaattataattatgagaaatgtttgaataagacaaatggaaAAACGTGtgaaaaaagtcaacagcgtcatctattaaaaaacggaggtagtatataataGGGGATTCCCCTACTGTTTCTTAATAAAAAGATTAACTTGTAAATTTTAGATATTGATACTAAATTATGcatgttgatttattttagatgACTCATCTAAAAATATGAAGGTGATCAAGAACAAGGGCACCACTGATTGAAATCAAATTGCTACTCATGTTCATCAGGTATGTATTTTTTCCCCTAAAATATGATATAGCATTTGGTGCATGCAATTCATTTCACTAATAAATGTCAAATAATCACTGCCAGAATCCATAATCACTGTCAAAATACATGTCCCCCtataaattctgaaaaaataaaCCAAGCCCAAAGTTTGCACTAGTCCATCTAGGCGATTATCTTCCtcgctacatatatatattatttcaaTAATTATATAGTTCATTTATCCCAGGGCCGCCAACTGCACTTGGAAAAGGAAGTAAGCAATGCGTTATTTACAAACAAAAGTAGAAAGGGTGCGTCAAGTTCTAGACGTAAGAGACACCAGTTTCATCCCTCAACTCAACTTGCAAAAACCACTGTGAGTTAACCATACAAAAATTGTATATTATTACTACTGAAAAAGGTAATGTTGTACACCTAAGGTGAAGGTACCTACTGATTTCTTTTGCCATTCAGATGCAAGTCCTCAATGAAGACGATGTTTACACCGCTATGAGAAGATCCTTGCATCTTGGGACTATCTTTGATGAGTCCAACTATTCCAATGATCCTTGCAGCAATGAAGATAAAGTTGGAGAAGATGAGATTGGAGGTTATGGCTGTGCCAATGAGGC is part of the Oryza glaberrima chromosome 4, OglaRS2, whole genome shotgun sequence genome and encodes:
- the LOC127770782 gene encoding two-component response regulator ORR29-like is translated as MEQKKEGRLTDMLNVMVIDEDRRHAYSTSSMLTQFNFCVTVYTSPIKALDFLENHAQDFDLVLAEVHMEELNGFAFLMASRKIHKSIQVIMMSTETTMCTMKRCVQLGARFLVKKPLDFETTQNIWQHLDLKVVRMEKIKGLLQDDSSKNMKVIKNKGTTD